The Sorangiineae bacterium MSr11367 genome window below encodes:
- the cobT gene encoding nicotinate-nucleotide--dimethylbenzimidazole phosphoribosyltransferase produces the protein MIPVRFDEDARAALYRIMELRRDIRHFRPGDIDDDVLARILGAAELAPSVGFSQPWAFIVLRDPAIRARIRQSFLRCREAEATRFPADRRETYLEFKLEGIEESTLNVCVLADLRPRDEAILGTTVQPESVRASVCCAVQNLWLAARAEGIGIGWVSIVEPSVLREELALPRGVEPIAYLCVGHAEEFRERPLLEENGWRPRRASVIHRDRWPSSDPAVPAPSPSEVRGLPRPTFNAEGGLGKEREREGLSIPPFCEVAQRASLEHQLLLTKPHGSLGRLEEIAAWYAGAHGRFPPPRPERPLVAVFCADHGVTVEGVSAYPSSVTAGMVANIMAGGAAISVMAHRLDIHLSLVDVGVSGDLSAVPTNPLFALHRASVRAGTANFAREPAMTRAQAREAMDVGEQLAHRAASDDYQLLAVGEVGIGNTTSAAALLCAFTGASPSDAVGVGTGISDSTRLHKVSIVEAALRLHAPDAADPLGVLAAVGGLELAAMAGFLLAAARRRIPVVLDGFLATVSAVVAAAFDAGVTPYLLASHVSAEKGASLATAALGKTPLLDLGMRLGEGTGAVLAVDLVRTAVELQLSMATFATAGIRR, from the coding sequence ATGATTCCGGTGCGCTTCGACGAAGACGCACGTGCGGCCCTGTACCGCATCATGGAGCTGCGTCGCGACATTCGTCATTTCCGTCCCGGCGACATCGACGACGACGTGCTCGCGCGCATCCTCGGTGCCGCGGAGCTTGCGCCGAGCGTGGGCTTTTCGCAGCCCTGGGCCTTCATCGTCCTTCGCGACCCTGCGATTCGCGCGCGCATCCGTCAGAGTTTTCTCCGCTGCCGCGAGGCGGAGGCCACGCGCTTTCCCGCGGACCGCCGGGAGACGTACCTGGAGTTCAAGCTCGAGGGCATCGAAGAATCGACGCTCAACGTCTGCGTGCTCGCCGACCTGCGTCCGCGCGACGAAGCGATCCTCGGCACGACCGTGCAACCCGAATCGGTGCGCGCGAGCGTGTGCTGCGCCGTGCAGAATCTCTGGCTCGCCGCACGGGCCGAGGGCATCGGCATTGGTTGGGTCAGCATCGTCGAGCCCTCCGTCTTGCGCGAAGAGCTCGCCCTTCCGCGCGGTGTCGAGCCCATCGCCTACCTCTGCGTCGGCCACGCCGAAGAATTCCGCGAGCGCCCGCTCCTCGAGGAAAACGGCTGGCGCCCCCGCCGCGCCTCCGTCATCCACCGCGACCGCTGGCCCTCCTCGGACCCCGCCGTTCCAGCTCCCTCCCCCTCGGAGGTCCGCGGCTTGCCGCGGCCGACTTTCAACGCAGAGGGAGGGTTGGGGAAGGAAAGGGAAAGGGAAGGCCTCAGCATCCCCCCTTTCTGCGAAGTCGCCCAGCGCGCATCCCTCGAACACCAGCTTCTCCTCACCAAGCCCCACGGCAGCCTTGGCCGCCTCGAAGAAATCGCCGCCTGGTACGCCGGCGCCCACGGCCGCTTTCCCCCGCCCCGTCCCGAACGCCCACTGGTCGCCGTCTTCTGCGCCGACCACGGCGTCACCGTCGAAGGTGTGAGCGCCTACCCCTCCTCGGTGACCGCCGGCATGGTCGCGAACATCATGGCCGGCGGCGCCGCCATCAGCGTGATGGCCCACCGTCTCGATATTCACCTTTCGCTCGTCGACGTCGGTGTCTCGGGCGATCTCTCCGCCGTCCCCACGAACCCGCTCTTTGCATTGCACCGCGCGTCCGTGCGTGCGGGCACGGCCAATTTCGCCCGCGAGCCCGCGATGACACGCGCCCAGGCGCGCGAGGCCATGGACGTGGGCGAGCAGCTCGCCCATCGTGCCGCCTCCGACGACTACCAGCTGCTCGCGGTCGGTGAAGTCGGCATCGGCAACACCACGTCCGCCGCGGCGCTTCTCTGTGCCTTCACCGGCGCGTCACCCTCGGATGCCGTCGGCGTGGGAACCGGCATCTCCGATTCGACCCGCCTTCACAAAGTCTCCATCGTCGAGGCGGCCCTGCGCCTTCACGCGCCCGATGCCGCCGATCCCCTCGGCGTCCTTGCCGCCGTCGGTGGCCTGGAGCTCGCGGCCATGGCGGGCTTCCTTCTCGCCGCCGCCCGCCGCCGCATCCCCGTCGTCCTCGATGGTTTTCTCGCCACCGTCTCCGCCGTCGTTGCCGCCGCATTCGACGCTGGGGTCACGCCCTACCTTCTCGCGTCCCACGTCTCCGCGGAGAAAGGCGCGTCCCTGGCCACCGCCGCCCTCGGCAAAACGCCCCTCCTCGACCTCGGCATGCGCCTCGGCGAAGGCACCGGCGCGGTTCTCGCCGTCGATCTCGTTCGCACCGCCGTCGAACTCCAACTCTCCATGGCCACCTTCGCCACCGCCGGCATCCGCCGTTAA
- the rdgB gene encoding RdgB/HAM1 family non-canonical purine NTP pyrophosphatase, which produces MKHTLVLATHNRNKVEELRGLLAGLPLDIVALPDVLPQALPVVEDGRTFVENAVKKARAAAHATMMLALADDSGLEVDALDGRPGVYSARFAHERATDSENNAALLDELEALGDPVSAAQNKSYVARFRCALALVDPFAKDGEPKVVEGACEGRITSIPRGSGGFGYDPLFVLAGMDKTMAELTEDEKNRVSHRSKAFAAMRPVISELIVAREQQIRGICE; this is translated from the coding sequence GTGAAGCACACGCTCGTCTTGGCAACCCACAATCGCAACAAGGTGGAAGAGCTCCGCGGGCTTCTGGCGGGGCTTCCGCTCGACATTGTTGCGCTACCCGACGTGCTGCCGCAGGCGCTGCCCGTCGTGGAAGACGGGCGGACCTTCGTCGAGAACGCGGTGAAGAAGGCGCGCGCGGCGGCGCATGCCACGATGATGCTGGCCCTTGCCGACGACTCGGGGTTGGAGGTCGATGCGCTCGACGGACGACCCGGCGTGTATTCCGCACGCTTCGCGCATGAGCGCGCGACCGACTCGGAGAACAATGCGGCGTTGCTCGACGAGCTGGAGGCGCTGGGCGATCCGGTGTCGGCCGCGCAAAACAAGAGCTACGTGGCGCGCTTTCGGTGTGCGCTGGCGTTGGTGGACCCGTTTGCGAAAGATGGGGAGCCGAAGGTGGTCGAGGGAGCCTGCGAAGGGCGAATCACCAGCATCCCGCGCGGGTCGGGCGGGTTCGGCTACGATCCCCTGTTCGTGCTCGCCGGCATGGACAAGACGATGGCCGAGCTCACCGAGGACGAGAAGAATCGGGTGAGCCATCGGTCGAAGGCGTTTGCAGCGATGCGACCCGTGATTTCGGAGCTGATCGTCGCGCGCGAGCAGCAAATTCGCGGAATTTGCGAGTAA
- the rph gene encoding ribonuclease PH: protein MRPDARALDALRPVEMVLGFHRPSEGSVLYRAGGTIVLCTASVEPKVPAFLEGKGKGWLTAEYQMHPRANPPRRENRDGRGKAPSGRTQEIQRLVGRALRAAVLLEKLGELTITVDCDVLEADGGTRTASVTGGFVALALAVAKLRERGTLSGPVLREPVAATSVGLLKNDQLALDLMYLEDSAAEVDLNVVATASGAIIEVQGTAEGAPAPRARIDAMLDMALTGVAELTRLQRAALAGAGVSLDALIVGGR from the coding sequence ATGCGACCCGATGCTCGTGCGCTCGATGCGCTTCGCCCCGTGGAAATGGTTCTCGGTTTTCATCGTCCTTCGGAAGGGTCGGTGCTCTACCGCGCGGGGGGCACGATTGTGCTGTGCACGGCCTCGGTCGAGCCGAAGGTGCCCGCTTTTCTCGAGGGCAAAGGCAAAGGATGGCTCACGGCCGAGTACCAGATGCACCCGCGCGCCAATCCGCCGCGGCGCGAAAACCGCGATGGACGCGGCAAGGCGCCGAGCGGAAGGACGCAGGAGATTCAGCGCCTGGTCGGGCGAGCCCTGCGTGCGGCCGTCCTTCTAGAGAAACTCGGCGAGCTGACCATCACCGTCGACTGCGACGTGCTCGAGGCCGACGGCGGCACGCGCACCGCCTCCGTCACGGGTGGATTCGTGGCGCTGGCACTGGCCGTCGCCAAGTTGCGCGAGCGCGGAACCTTGAGCGGCCCCGTTTTGCGCGAACCGGTGGCGGCGACCAGCGTGGGGTTGCTCAAGAATGACCAGCTCGCGCTCGACCTGATGTACCTCGAGGACTCCGCCGCGGAGGTCGACCTCAATGTCGTGGCCACCGCGTCGGGCGCGATCATCGAGGTGCAAGGGACCGCCGAGGGTGCACCGGCACCGCGGGCGCGCATCGATGCGATGCTCGACATGGCGCTCACCGGCGTGGCCGAGCTCACGCGGCTGCAGCGTGCGGCACTGGCCGGCGCGGGTGTTTCGCTCGATGCGTTGATCGTGGGCGGCCGGTGA
- a CDS encoding energy transducer TonB: MGTEKSSHRVAAALAFAAASAACAGETATAPPPSTRPWACLANAPPHPEPRTESGEEIPANEITPPREVPALTRVMKSTLPAALPEGPVYLAARCTIHTDGTASDCTMICSHPGYDALVLEKLSTQRYVPATYRGRPIELVSTFTYRLLGP; this comes from the coding sequence ATGGGAACCGAAAAATCGAGCCACCGCGTCGCCGCCGCCTTGGCTTTCGCTGCCGCGTCGGCCGCGTGCGCCGGAGAAACCGCCACCGCCCCGCCCCCTTCGACGCGCCCTTGGGCGTGCTTGGCCAATGCGCCCCCGCACCCAGAGCCTCGAACCGAGTCGGGCGAGGAGATTCCTGCAAACGAGATCACGCCGCCGCGTGAGGTCCCCGCCCTTACGCGCGTGATGAAGTCGACGCTTCCTGCCGCGCTACCCGAGGGCCCCGTCTACCTCGCCGCCCGCTGCACCATCCACACCGACGGCACCGCCTCGGACTGCACCATGATCTGCTCTCATCCTGGCTACGATGCGCTCGTCCTCGAAAAGCTGAGCACCCAGCGTTACGTGCCCGCGACCTATCGAGGCCGCCCCATCGAACTCGTCTCCACCTTCACCTACCGCCTTCTCGGACCATGA
- a CDS encoding energy transducer TonB: MKRAARILAVLLPLAACAGETGTAPPPTLYVLRWERVPPSATAEPLPEPLPGTSGLVTRRGVKPECFAKLSNLPKLVPRADGELPNPNKPVTPPRLIAGSEMPILPREVMVRSLELYIVPRCMLHKEGYISDCNFVCSYPIADKAVLENLYGRRYSPAIYDGAPVDVTYTFQFHITSAP, from the coding sequence ATGAAACGCGCCGCCCGCATTCTCGCCGTTCTCCTCCCGCTGGCCGCCTGCGCGGGAGAAACGGGAACCGCCCCCCCGCCCACCCTGTATGTACTTCGATGGGAGCGCGTCCCGCCCTCGGCAACGGCCGAACCGCTGCCCGAGCCCCTTCCGGGAACCTCGGGCCTCGTCACGAGGCGGGGGGTCAAACCGGAGTGCTTTGCCAAGCTATCCAATTTGCCAAAGCTTGTGCCGCGCGCCGACGGTGAGCTGCCGAATCCGAATAAGCCCGTGACGCCGCCTAGGCTCATCGCCGGAAGCGAGATGCCTATCCTTCCCAGGGAGGTGATGGTGCGCTCGTTGGAGCTCTACATCGTCCCACGGTGCATGTTGCACAAGGAAGGCTATATCTCCGATTGCAACTTCGTTTGCTCGTATCCAATCGCGGACAAGGCGGTACTCGAGAACCTCTACGGGCGGCGGTACAGTCCCGCCATCTATGACGGCGCTCCGGTGGATGTGACATATACGTTCCAGTTTCATATTACGAGTGCCCCATGA
- a CDS encoding energy transducer TonB, whose amino-acid sequence MRGGALMHRRRIFTLTVFIALAACGGETATAPPLLSAAPLPEPLPGTSGLVTTPGAKPECFAKLSNLPLLVPHPEGAPPNPNKPMTRPTLIAGSATPILPREVLVRRLELYIVARCTLHKEGYISDCNFVCSHPIADKAILENLYARRYSPAMFDGAPVDVTYTFQFHIAPQ is encoded by the coding sequence ATGAGAGGCGGGGCGCTGATGCACCGACGGCGGATCTTCACTCTCACTGTCTTCATTGCGCTCGCGGCTTGCGGAGGCGAAACGGCAACCGCCCCTCCGCTACTTTCGGCCGCACCGCTGCCCGAGCCTCTTCCGGGAACCTCGGGCCTCGTCACGACGCCGGGCGCCAAACCGGAGTGCTTTGCCAAGCTATCGAACTTGCCATTGTTGGTGCCGCACCCCGAGGGGGCGCCGCCCAATCCGAACAAGCCCATGACGCGGCCTACGCTCATTGCTGGAAGCGCGACGCCTATCCTTCCCAGGGAGGTGCTCGTCCGTCGTTTGGAGCTCTACATCGTCGCACGGTGCACATTGCACAAGGAAGGCTATATCTCCGATTGCAATTTCGTTTGCTCGCATCCAATCGCGGACAAAGCCATACTCGAGAACCTCTACGCGCGACGCTACAGCCCTGCCATGTTCGACGGCGCTCCTGTCGATGTGACGTACACGTTCCAGTTTCATATTGCGCCCCAATGA
- a CDS encoding DUF3857 domain-containing protein has protein sequence MLVEHHRFRPATYQGRPLLLALMVTTAVLGFAQNAQADAERTVPVAKAPSWVSAVERREHAPGNEVAEQGGVIDEVVDDQYRVDASVEHYAHRVKRIVSAAGVDEVGQVQIEFDPIYEHLTLHHVSILRGAASIDALTMATVRVTDVESEADQRVYNGRRSAHVLIHDLRVGDVVDYDYTVEGQNPVLGGRFVTIEPLATSHPTEYLRVRILAPPSRTLASRTSGMTLEPVTRTADGMRELTWERRDVPEPVYERGAPSWYFQRPRLTVSEFDSWRSVAAWSVPLFEEAGRPTVEVTAAANDIAQKHATPAARALAALRFVQDDVRYLGIEMGANSHRPHPASDVLKQRFGDCKDKSVLLIALLTALGIEAHAVLVDTVLGEHVENELPSPYAFNHAVVRILLEGKPIWVDPTRSLERGPLGAAPLRYGKALVAARDTNALSTIEAPFPRDPTVVTFESFRFGDTDGRLDVVRTFRDADARAIRHRLAGVPRAKIQKRYLDEYATMYPTIEVREEMTVEDRPDEDAVVLREHYVMLKVVKEGDFSVRAHGIADIVGATQSAKRNAPLGIEYPAFEHHQIELYTDDGIRFPDPPDDTFQDSALIFTVRSETHDKRAILDFEVRTLRDFVPPNEVAEHMALVDRIRDATYFSFTPSNKPRKGTSTPLTLLSAIGALFGIVGLIVMIRHGSLSWLRTRWSRGPRSAEPRERRSGDGDTAATATWVLSRSAAEKLVLGPKCHCGARFTGPLPDSSWSAVLFDGRTITSARVVCDECDKIRIRYFEIN, from the coding sequence ATGCTTGTCGAACACCATCGATTCAGGCCAGCGACCTACCAGGGGCGTCCGCTCCTCCTCGCGCTCATGGTCACTACGGCCGTTCTCGGGTTCGCGCAGAACGCGCAGGCCGATGCCGAGCGTACGGTGCCTGTGGCGAAGGCTCCGTCATGGGTGTCCGCTGTGGAACGGCGGGAGCATGCGCCGGGCAACGAGGTGGCAGAGCAGGGGGGCGTGATCGACGAGGTCGTCGATGATCAATATCGGGTGGACGCCAGTGTGGAACACTATGCGCACCGCGTGAAGCGCATCGTCTCGGCGGCGGGGGTCGATGAAGTCGGGCAGGTGCAGATCGAATTCGACCCGATTTACGAGCACCTGACCCTGCACCATGTGAGCATCCTTCGCGGTGCGGCCAGCATCGACGCGTTGACGATGGCGACCGTTCGCGTGACCGATGTGGAGAGTGAGGCCGATCAGCGCGTGTACAATGGTCGACGCTCGGCCCACGTGCTCATTCACGATTTGCGCGTCGGTGACGTCGTCGATTACGACTACACCGTCGAAGGGCAGAATCCCGTCTTGGGGGGACGCTTCGTCACCATCGAGCCGCTGGCGACCTCCCATCCCACGGAGTACCTTCGGGTGCGCATTCTCGCACCGCCATCGCGGACGCTCGCATCGCGTACCTCCGGGATGACGCTCGAGCCGGTTACCCGCACGGCCGATGGCATGCGCGAGCTCACGTGGGAGCGGCGCGACGTGCCCGAACCCGTCTACGAGCGGGGCGCGCCAAGCTGGTATTTCCAGCGCCCCAGGCTCACCGTGAGCGAGTTCGACTCGTGGCGCAGCGTCGCTGCGTGGTCCGTGCCGCTTTTCGAAGAGGCCGGACGTCCCACCGTGGAGGTCACCGCGGCGGCCAACGACATCGCGCAAAAGCATGCCACCCCGGCGGCGCGTGCGCTTGCCGCGTTGCGGTTCGTGCAGGACGACGTTCGCTACCTTGGCATCGAGATGGGGGCGAATTCGCATCGGCCCCACCCGGCGAGCGACGTATTGAAACAGCGATTCGGCGATTGCAAAGACAAGTCGGTCCTGCTGATCGCCTTGCTCACCGCGCTGGGCATCGAAGCCCACGCCGTCCTGGTCGACACGGTCCTCGGCGAGCACGTCGAAAACGAGCTGCCCTCGCCGTATGCCTTCAACCACGCCGTCGTGCGCATCCTCCTCGAGGGGAAACCCATCTGGGTCGACCCGACGCGCTCCTTGGAACGTGGTCCCCTCGGGGCTGCGCCGTTGCGGTACGGAAAAGCGTTGGTCGCGGCGCGTGACACCAACGCCCTCTCCACCATCGAGGCGCCCTTTCCCCGAGACCCCACCGTCGTGACGTTCGAGTCCTTTCGATTCGGCGATACCGACGGGCGCCTCGACGTGGTGCGTACCTTCCGCGACGCCGACGCGCGGGCCATTCGCCATCGCCTTGCCGGAGTACCGCGGGCCAAGATTCAAAAGCGCTACCTCGATGAATACGCCACCATGTATCCGACCATCGAAGTGCGTGAAGAGATGACGGTGGAAGACCGGCCCGACGAGGACGCCGTCGTCCTTCGGGAGCACTACGTGATGCTCAAGGTCGTGAAGGAGGGCGATTTCTCGGTGCGCGCCCACGGCATCGCCGACATCGTCGGAGCGACCCAGTCGGCCAAGCGCAACGCGCCCCTCGGCATCGAGTATCCGGCGTTCGAACATCACCAGATCGAGCTCTACACGGACGATGGGATCCGTTTCCCCGATCCACCCGACGACACCTTTCAAGATTCGGCACTCATCTTCACGGTTCGCTCCGAGACGCACGACAAGAGGGCCATCCTCGACTTCGAAGTGCGCACCCTCCGCGATTTCGTCCCGCCGAACGAGGTCGCCGAGCACATGGCCCTGGTCGACCGCATTCGCGACGCCACCTATTTTTCGTTCACCCCCTCGAACAAGCCCCGCAAAGGCACGTCCACACCACTGACATTGCTTTCGGCCATCGGTGCCCTCTTCGGCATCGTCGGCCTCATCGTCATGATTCGCCACGGCTCGCTCTCTTGGCTGCGAACGCGCTGGTCGCGCGGTCCTCGTAGCGCGGAGCCCCGCGAGCGGCGCAGCGGCGATGGTGACACCGCGGCGACGGCCACGTGGGTCCTCTCGCGCAGCGCAGCGGAAAAGCTCGTCCTCGGTCCCAAGTGCCATTGCGGTGCGCGGTTCACCGGGCCCCTTCCCGACAGCTCGTGGAGCGCCGTCTTGTTCGACGGGCGCACCATCACGTCGGCGCGCGTCGTCTGCGACGAATGCGACAAGATACGTATTCGCTATTTCGAAATCAATTGA
- a CDS encoding ATP-binding protein — translation MIRKSVAPPRKTIATRVLASFAVTVVAFAVTVGWSVVAQRRAALDSEELARGYLPAALALGQLRANQGTLAALLDSIPDERNPLSAREMLRVLSNARPQAFAKAREGLAVGLAGVGSPSSQALAASLTATLDSIEADLEDDKEQFSQLFAALDSGDKDAINRILVETGPREHTAERHVRDISERVRVSMDHISEDAQRREQRAIYALIALAVLTLGVGVAVSIHTRRLLAPLARVTERAQAVAHGDLTPQEVVPTEDEIGDLAMAFERMVGAVASAQAQALSNERLAAIGKMAAHVTHEIRNPLSSIGLNIELLEEELASRADARGESRALLQAIAREVQRLEHLSEEYLRLARLPSPRMEAEDIAGAVNEVVSFSRAENERADCHVRVDIADKLPPALFDEAQIRQALLNLLRNAREAMPQGGNIDVVVRAEGLSVVVRVNDRGGGIPDEIRPRVFDPFFSTKGEGTGLGLAITRQIVVAHGGAITAEPRDGGGTSFRIALPIAPAHASEPRGNRGRAQLISK, via the coding sequence GTGATTCGGAAGAGCGTCGCCCCGCCCCGCAAGACGATCGCGACACGCGTGCTCGCGTCCTTCGCGGTGACGGTGGTGGCTTTCGCCGTCACCGTGGGGTGGAGCGTGGTCGCCCAACGCCGTGCAGCGCTCGACAGCGAGGAGCTCGCACGCGGGTACCTGCCCGCGGCGCTCGCGCTGGGGCAGCTCCGCGCGAACCAGGGAACCTTGGCGGCGTTGCTCGACAGCATTCCCGACGAGCGCAATCCGCTATCCGCCCGCGAGATGCTGCGGGTTCTCTCGAATGCACGCCCGCAGGCCTTCGCCAAAGCACGCGAGGGGCTCGCCGTGGGACTCGCCGGCGTGGGGAGCCCGAGCTCGCAGGCGCTCGCCGCCTCGTTGACGGCGACCTTGGACTCCATCGAGGCGGATCTCGAGGACGACAAAGAGCAGTTCTCGCAGTTGTTTGCGGCGCTCGATTCGGGGGACAAAGATGCCATCAATCGCATCCTGGTCGAGACGGGCCCCCGCGAGCACACCGCCGAGCGGCACGTGCGCGATATCTCCGAGCGGGTGCGCGTCTCGATGGACCATATCTCCGAGGACGCGCAACGCCGCGAGCAGCGGGCCATCTACGCGCTCATCGCGCTCGCAGTGCTGACCCTGGGCGTGGGCGTCGCGGTGTCGATCCACACGCGGCGCTTGCTCGCGCCCCTGGCGCGCGTGACCGAGCGGGCCCAAGCCGTGGCCCATGGAGATCTCACGCCGCAGGAGGTGGTCCCCACCGAGGACGAGATCGGCGACCTGGCGATGGCCTTCGAGCGCATGGTCGGCGCCGTCGCGAGCGCGCAGGCGCAGGCGCTTTCCAACGAGCGCCTCGCGGCGATCGGCAAGATGGCGGCGCACGTCACACACGAGATCCGCAATCCGTTGTCCTCGATCGGTCTGAACATCGAGCTCCTGGAAGAGGAACTCGCTTCCCGCGCCGATGCCCGCGGTGAGTCGCGCGCGCTGCTCCAGGCGATTGCGCGCGAGGTGCAGCGGCTCGAGCATCTGTCCGAGGAGTACCTGCGCCTGGCGCGCCTCCCCTCCCCGCGCATGGAGGCCGAGGACATCGCCGGCGCGGTGAACGAGGTGGTGAGCTTCTCCCGCGCCGAGAACGAACGCGCCGATTGCCACGTGCGGGTCGACATCGCCGACAAGCTGCCACCGGCGTTGTTCGACGAGGCCCAAATCCGGCAAGCGCTGTTGAACCTACTGCGCAATGCGCGCGAGGCGATGCCCCAGGGCGGCAACATCGACGTGGTCGTGCGCGCCGAGGGGTTGAGCGTGGTCGTTCGGGTGAACGACCGCGGCGGTGGCATCCCCGACGAGATCCGTCCCCGCGTGTTCGATCCGTTCTTCTCGACCAAGGGCGAGGGCACCGGTCTGGGCTTGGCCATCACGCGCCAGATCGTGGTCGCCCACGGCGGCGCCATCACCGCCGAACCGCGCGATGGGGGTGGCACCAGCTTCCGCATCGCGCTTCCGATTGCACCGGCCCACGCCTCCGAGCCGCGCGGCAACCGCGGCCGGGCTCAATTGATTTCGAAATAG
- a CDS encoding (Fe-S)-binding protein, whose translation MKRRPDQRPMKALPLLEAQRGALENCVFCPKLCRSACPVSNAEPRETLTPWGKMSMAYFAAHGDVPREASYAAPAWACTGCYGCRESCDHRNDVTSGLHAARAAWSAYRIAPEGAVRTVARFEEHEARTRAAAARLGNGRHGARTGLLVGCTYLHKAGDEARDALEVARGLAGEDVGVVDGCCGMPLLMAGDAPGFARVAAEMGERLRRFERVTVVDAGCGAALRMHYPEIGVRVEPKVALLVEWAAREATRFATLGKPATESVRWHDPCKLGRGLGIYEAPRTVLTRILGEAPAEFDTRRERATCAGAGGLLPVTMPEPARIIAKTRLEEHARAGGGRVVTGCASSLHALRRAGSGDAAVDDIVTWMARSLRAAQKGPA comes from the coding sequence ATGAAACGACGACCCGATCAGCGGCCGATGAAAGCGCTGCCCCTGCTGGAAGCGCAGCGCGGGGCGCTCGAGAACTGCGTGTTCTGCCCGAAGTTGTGCCGGAGCGCCTGCCCGGTGTCCAACGCGGAGCCGCGCGAGACGCTCACGCCGTGGGGCAAAATGTCGATGGCCTACTTCGCCGCGCATGGCGACGTCCCGCGCGAAGCCTCCTATGCCGCCCCGGCGTGGGCCTGCACCGGATGCTACGGGTGCCGCGAGTCGTGCGATCACCGCAACGACGTGACGTCGGGACTCCACGCCGCGCGGGCGGCATGGTCCGCGTACCGGATCGCGCCCGAGGGGGCGGTGCGCACGGTGGCACGGTTCGAGGAGCACGAGGCGCGCACGCGCGCGGCGGCGGCGCGCCTGGGGAATGGACGCCATGGGGCGCGCACGGGATTGCTTGTAGGGTGCACCTATTTGCACAAGGCGGGGGACGAGGCGCGCGACGCGCTCGAGGTCGCGCGGGGCCTGGCCGGGGAAGACGTGGGCGTGGTCGACGGTTGCTGTGGAATGCCGCTGCTCATGGCCGGAGATGCACCGGGCTTCGCGCGCGTGGCGGCCGAGATGGGCGAGCGATTGCGGCGCTTCGAGCGCGTCACCGTGGTGGATGCAGGGTGCGGGGCTGCGCTGCGGATGCACTACCCGGAGATCGGCGTGCGGGTCGAGCCGAAGGTCGCGCTGCTCGTGGAGTGGGCGGCGCGGGAAGCGACGCGCTTTGCCACCTTGGGGAAGCCTGCCACCGAATCAGTGCGATGGCACGACCCCTGTAAACTGGGACGGGGGCTTGGGATCTACGAGGCTCCGCGCACGGTGCTCACGCGCATTTTGGGCGAGGCCCCCGCGGAGTTCGACACGCGGCGCGAGCGCGCCACGTGCGCAGGCGCCGGTGGGCTCTTGCCGGTGACCATGCCGGAGCCGGCGCGCATCATCGCGAAGACGCGGCTCGAGGAGCATGCGCGCGCGGGCGGCGGGCGCGTGGTCACCGGCTGCGCCTCGAGCCTGCATGCGCTGCGGCGCGCCGGAAGCGGCGATGCGGCGGTGGACGACATCGTCACGTGGATGGCGCGCAGCCTGCGGGCGGCGCAAAAGGGACCTGCGTGA